The bacterium BMS3Abin08 genome includes a region encoding these proteins:
- the uppS gene encoding isoprenyl transferase has product MFTRIPRHVGIIMDGNGRWAQLRGLPRVEGHSRGAERTKDIIRAASEVGVEVLTLYAFSLENWQRPEGEVLSLMELLKQYLMDEIAELLKEGIGFRAIGDREKLPHDVREILHSTEELTSSWKNLLVVLALSYGGRDEILRAIRKAILSGMDGHDLDEANFEMFLDTTGMPPVDLVIRTSGEKRLSNFLLWQSAYAELYFTDTLWPDFTKEEFLYAIQDFQRRERRFGAVMPY; this is encoded by the coding sequence ATGTTCACAAGAATTCCAAGACATGTTGGTATAATAATGGATGGCAACGGAAGATGGGCACAACTGAGGGGACTTCCGAGGGTGGAGGGCCATAGCAGGGGCGCTGAAAGAACAAAGGATATCATAAGGGCCGCCAGCGAGGTCGGTGTGGAAGTGCTGACGCTTTATGCCTTCTCGCTGGAGAACTGGCAGAGACCCGAGGGTGAGGTGCTTTCCCTGATGGAACTCCTGAAACAGTACCTGATGGATGAGATTGCCGAACTGCTGAAGGAGGGGATTGGTTTTCGTGCCATTGGTGACAGGGAGAAACTCCCCCACGACGTCAGGGAAATTCTCCACAGTACCGAGGAACTGACTTCTTCCTGGAAGAACCTTCTCGTGGTGCTTGCCCTCAGTTATGGTGGGAGGGATGAGATCTTAAGGGCTATAAGGAAGGCGATCCTTTCGGGGATGGACGGCCATGACCTTGATGAGGCGAACTTTGAAATGTTTCTCGATACAACAGGGATGCCCCCGGTTGACCTTGTGATCAGAACGAGTGGTGAGAAAAGACTGAGCAACTTTCTTCTCTGGCAGTCTGCATATGCAGAGCTTTATTTTACGGATACCTTATGGCCTGATTTTACAAAAGAGGAGTTCCTCTACGCAATTCAGGATTTCCAGAGGAGAGAAAGGAGATTCGGGGCGGTGATGCCCTACTGA
- the cdsA gene encoding phosphatidate cytidylyltransferase: MKRKREVVALVLLPLIYLYIVELPPVFFFVLVLLVSSTAQWEFYSMYRVKGLFKAVGLLSGGLVGYFFYMGHLNGVFYVVVIFFCLTVLLRLLSVGKGPEDALLDMSPVITGFLYIPVLTGFMIMIRGVGPGWVIYAGAVAWASDSCAYYIGKRYGRRKLYPSVSPNKTVAGVVGSAGGGVVSSVLIKVFLLHSMSFDHAFLLGLIVGSVTVLGDLAESMFKRDSGVKDSSHLIPGHGGVLDKIDGIVFVTPVVYVYLKLFLI, encoded by the coding sequence ATGAAACGTAAGCGTGAGGTAGTCGCCCTTGTACTGCTTCCCCTTATTTACCTCTACATAGTTGAGCTCCCTCCCGTCTTTTTCTTTGTCCTCGTGCTCCTGGTTTCTTCCACTGCTCAGTGGGAGTTTTACTCCATGTACAGGGTTAAGGGGCTGTTTAAGGCCGTCGGGCTCCTTTCAGGGGGTCTGGTCGGCTATTTCTTTTACATGGGTCACCTGAATGGGGTTTTTTATGTTGTGGTAATCTTTTTCTGCCTTACGGTCTTGCTGAGACTTCTGAGTGTGGGGAAGGGACCTGAGGACGCATTGCTTGATATGTCGCCGGTCATAACGGGGTTCCTCTACATCCCGGTGCTGACCGGGTTCATGATTATGATAAGGGGGGTCGGCCCCGGGTGGGTCATATATGCCGGGGCAGTGGCCTGGGCCTCCGACAGTTGCGCTTATTATATAGGGAAGAGGTACGGGAGGAGAAAGCTCTATCCATCGGTAAGCCCCAACAAGACGGTTGCAGGTGTGGTTGGATCCGCCGGGGGTGGTGTTGTCTCAAGTGTACTGATAAAGGTTTTTTTACTGCATTCCATGAGTTTTGATCACGCATTTTTGCTCGGGTTGATCGTTGGGTCCGTAACTGTTCTGGGAGATCTTGCGGAGTCGATGTTCAAACGCGATTCCGGGGTCAAGGATTCAAGTCACCTGATACCGGGGCATGGCGGAGTCCTGGACAAGATAGACGGTATTGTCTTCGTTACCCCTGTTGTATATGTGTATCTGAAGCTTTTTTTGATCTAA